The following are encoded in a window of Shewanella psychrotolerans genomic DNA:
- a CDS encoding BamA/TamA family outer membrane protein, which produces MKRILLSLLVLSHQAAAVAPLIETPKDMEPTWVDEILDVFGADGEFDDSKPIDMSYLPTAYYTPEKKFGVGLLMVGLYKTEGAAPEEQPSSLVLNSFVSMNNSYGVEVENMTFFNGGKQRLLLGLELHNEASVFYGRGIADGNIDSNHHEFDEQLYSFTPRWMTQMADNYFIGVGADFTYVSADKFTRVEGDIPLPSDGILPDNFSSGLVVTSIYDSRDYRLNATKGWLFQLDVGLYQNSEYDSFAKYDLELANYIDLSSTALLSAMPGLIAWQVQGHFTSGDVPWNMLPDLGGSSAMRGYIKGRYRDKQMMMGQVEYRLPIFQRYGMVFWGGVGSVAGKVSDLSDELLTSYGTGFRFKIKDNINLRFDVGVGENETNFYLNVNEVF; this is translated from the coding sequence ATGAAACGGATTTTGTTATCCCTGCTTGTGTTATCTCATCAGGCGGCTGCCGTTGCACCCTTGATTGAAACCCCAAAAGATATGGAGCCCACCTGGGTCGATGAGATCCTCGACGTGTTTGGCGCCGATGGTGAATTTGATGACAGCAAGCCCATAGATATGAGTTACCTGCCGACCGCCTATTACACGCCCGAGAAGAAGTTTGGCGTGGGCCTCTTGATGGTCGGTCTGTATAAGACAGAGGGCGCGGCGCCCGAGGAGCAGCCTTCATCACTGGTGCTCAACTCTTTTGTGTCGATGAACAACTCATACGGCGTTGAAGTGGAAAACATGACCTTCTTCAACGGCGGTAAGCAGCGATTGCTACTGGGGCTGGAGCTACATAACGAGGCGTCTGTTTTCTATGGCCGCGGGATTGCCGATGGCAATATTGACAGCAATCACCATGAGTTTGACGAGCAGCTCTACAGCTTTACGCCGCGCTGGATGACTCAGATGGCCGACAACTATTTTATCGGCGTGGGCGCCGATTTTACCTATGTCAGCGCCGACAAGTTCACCCGGGTAGAGGGCGATATTCCTCTGCCATCTGATGGCATTTTGCCGGACAACTTTAGTTCGGGCCTGGTGGTGACCAGTATCTATGATTCGCGCGACTATCGCCTTAATGCCACCAAGGGCTGGTTGTTCCAGCTGGATGTGGGCTTGTATCAAAATAGCGAGTACGACAGTTTCGCCAAGTATGATCTTGAGCTGGCCAACTATATCGATCTCAGCAGCACTGCTTTGTTGAGCGCTATGCCTGGGCTTATTGCCTGGCAGGTGCAGGGCCACTTTACCAGTGGTGATGTGCCGTGGAACATGCTGCCTGATCTCGGTGGTTCCAGCGCCATGCGCGGTTACATCAAGGGACGTTATCGCGACAAGCAGATGATGATGGGCCAGGTCGAGTATCGCCTGCCTATTTTTCAGCGTTATGGCATGGTGTTCTGGGGCGGCGTGGGTAGCGTGGCTGGTAAGGTGAGTGATTTAAGCGATGAGCTGCTGACCTCTTACGGCACGGGATTCCGCTTCAAGATTAAAGATAACATCAACCTGCGTTTCGACGTGGGTGTGGGTGAAAACGAAACCAACTTTTACCTCAATGTGAACGAAGTCTTCTAA
- a CDS encoding permease produces the protein MLIWFSVFADWLVYDTLGLSNQTQFGQALHFFIEDTSKIFALLIVMIYAIGWLRASLNVERVRDYLSGKPKVVGYGLGAGFGAITPFCSCSSIPVFLGFTSAGIPIGITMAFLLTSPLINEVAILLLFSLLGLKITLLYALTGIVIGMLGGALLDLLKAERWLQPLAAKAYARGQQTAPSNTTNETSANAPTSSLSWQQRHQFAKSETSEIFGRVWKWVIIGVGIGAALHGFVPAGWLQANLGEGQWWSVPLAVLMGIPLYANATGVIPVLESLLIQGVPLGTTLAFCMSTVAASFPEFVMLKQVMQWRLLTLLFALLLISFTVMGWIFNLVSLT, from the coding sequence ATGTTAATTTGGTTTTCTGTATTTGCCGATTGGCTCGTCTACGATACGTTAGGGTTATCAAATCAAACCCAATTTGGACAAGCGCTCCACTTCTTTATTGAAGACACCAGCAAGATTTTCGCTCTGCTTATCGTGATGATTTATGCCATAGGCTGGTTACGCGCCTCGCTAAATGTCGAACGCGTTAGAGATTATTTATCGGGTAAACCTAAGGTAGTCGGCTATGGGTTAGGCGCGGGGTTTGGTGCTATAACCCCCTTTTGCTCATGTTCAAGTATTCCCGTTTTTTTAGGCTTTACCTCTGCGGGGATCCCCATAGGGATCACCATGGCATTCCTACTCACTTCGCCACTGATTAATGAAGTCGCTATCCTATTACTGTTTAGCCTATTAGGTTTAAAGATCACCCTATTATACGCCTTAACGGGGATCGTTATCGGCATGCTCGGCGGCGCATTACTCGATCTATTAAAAGCGGAGCGCTGGCTGCAACCATTGGCGGCCAAAGCGTATGCTAGGGGACAACAAACCGCCCCCTCAAACACCACCAATGAGACATCAGCAAACGCGCCTACTAGCAGCTTAAGCTGGCAACAAAGGCATCAGTTTGCGAAATCGGAAACCAGTGAAATTTTTGGCCGAGTATGGAAATGGGTGATTATCGGTGTGGGCATTGGCGCCGCACTGCATGGATTTGTGCCTGCGGGTTGGTTACAAGCCAATCTAGGTGAGGGTCAGTGGTGGTCTGTACCGCTTGCGGTATTAATGGGCATTCCTCTCTATGCCAACGCGACGGGTGTTATCCCCGTATTAGAGAGTTTACTCATACAAGGCGTGCCATTAGGCACAACATTAGCCTTTTGCATGAGTACGGTTGCTGCGAGCTTTCCTGAATTTGTGATGTTAAAACAGGTCATGCAGTGGCGCTTACTCACCCTACTGTTTGCTTTATTGTTGATCTCATTTACTGTCATGGGCTGGATATTCAATCTGGTTTCGTTGACCTAG
- a CDS encoding methyl-accepting chemotaxis protein: MKLNKLKIKHRIVLLTLVAISSFIVSLVINNQSVQDNAERLNYVNSQLFPVLKLATINDGLIIQLDQNIQSAVTTGEEDSLVTVDKMVEQIVKNLNDIGQLLPNEAEQALSMSRDLKLYHQKARGLVNEFLKDDVDFNLIKNQAAENAERYNKLLKQFNAKQLDFSEQFAQSIQNTLKSSDNASTSMLTIGIIASIFLIVVGYFVNKSIILTLNSVTDSLRNISEGEGDLRSRIQYDGKDEIAVLVHWFNQFVSKLQASIADTQRTTESLGKVSTTLLDSCRNSEITVTEQSQSVKQISVAMREMFVSVEHVAEYATNAASEADNANQEALRGQTVVANAIATINRLSEEVKAAAIVVNQLDAFTSNVNAILGTIRGIAEQTNLLALNAAIEAARAGEQGRGFAVVADEVRTLASRTQSSTEEIQQVLQELSSTSTQAVEAMQRGIETADEGVQSTSLAGDALVSITDKVSAIVVVNEQIAAATEEQHNTSEHIQQYVAEIESNAQKVKATTDELGGISYDIEGVSKQLTTITDQFKV, translated from the coding sequence ATGAAACTCAACAAATTAAAAATCAAACATAGAATAGTGTTATTAACACTGGTGGCAATCTCTTCGTTCATTGTTTCTCTCGTCATCAACAATCAAAGTGTTCAAGATAACGCCGAGCGCCTCAACTACGTTAACTCTCAACTGTTTCCTGTATTGAAACTGGCAACCATCAATGATGGGTTAATCATTCAACTCGACCAAAATATTCAATCGGCTGTCACCACAGGAGAAGAAGACTCATTAGTCACCGTAGACAAAATGGTTGAGCAAATCGTGAAGAACTTAAATGACATAGGTCAGCTGCTGCCTAACGAGGCCGAACAAGCCCTATCCATGAGCAGAGATCTCAAGCTTTATCATCAAAAAGCGAGAGGGTTGGTCAACGAGTTTCTAAAGGATGATGTCGATTTTAATCTAATTAAGAACCAAGCCGCTGAAAACGCTGAGCGCTATAATAAGCTGCTTAAGCAATTTAATGCTAAACAACTCGACTTTTCTGAGCAGTTTGCGCAATCAATTCAAAACACCCTCAAAAGTTCAGACAACGCTTCAACATCTATGCTAACCATCGGTATCATCGCGTCTATTTTCCTGATCGTGGTGGGTTATTTTGTCAACAAATCTATTATTCTGACCCTCAATAGTGTTACCGATTCACTGCGTAATATCTCTGAAGGTGAAGGGGATCTGCGTTCACGCATTCAATATGACGGTAAAGATGAAATTGCCGTGCTAGTTCATTGGTTCAATCAGTTTGTGTCCAAACTACAAGCCTCTATTGCCGACACCCAAAGAACCACCGAAAGCCTCGGCAAAGTATCGACTACCCTACTAGACAGTTGCAGAAACAGTGAAATCACCGTCACCGAACAATCTCAATCGGTTAAGCAGATATCTGTTGCGATGCGCGAGATGTTTGTCAGCGTTGAGCACGTAGCTGAGTACGCCACCAATGCAGCCTCTGAGGCCGATAACGCCAACCAAGAAGCACTGCGTGGTCAAACCGTTGTGGCAAATGCCATCGCGACAATTAACCGATTATCAGAGGAAGTAAAAGCCGCTGCTATAGTGGTTAATCAACTGGACGCTTTCACCAGCAATGTAAATGCTATTTTGGGCACCATCCGTGGTATTGCAGAACAAACGAACCTACTCGCGCTTAACGCCGCGATCGAAGCGGCACGAGCAGGCGAACAGGGACGCGGCTTCGCCGTGGTTGCCGATGAAGTCAGAACCCTAGCATCACGTACTCAATCCTCAACAGAAGAGATCCAACAGGTACTGCAAGAGCTAAGCTCAACCTCAACCCAGGCAGTAGAAGCGATGCAGCGTGGTATAGAAACTGCTGATGAAGGGGTACAAAGTACTTCACTTGCGGGCGATGCATTGGTCAGCATTACCGACAAGGTTAGCGCAATCGTGGTCGTCAATGAACAGATAGCAGCCGCCACAGAGGAACAACACAACACCTCAGAACATATACAGCAATACGTAGCTGAAATTGAGAGCAATGCTCAAAAAGTGAAAGCCACCACCGATGAGCTAGGTGGCATTAGTTACGACATCGAAGGCGTCAGCAAACAGCTGACCACTATCACCGACCAATTTAAAGTTTAA
- a CDS encoding ArsR/SmtB family transcription factor, with amino-acid sequence MTEQEQLRLNARAAVLKALAHPTRLWLLEQIQQQERCVCDLTDGINADISTVSKHLSILKQVGIVSSRRDGKQIYYRLETPCLLKMVGCVETVLEKNAQAQTSLLQSSQTLNNSQTHVNKVTT; translated from the coding sequence ATGACAGAACAAGAACAGCTTAGGCTTAATGCTCGCGCTGCAGTTCTTAAGGCATTAGCACACCCAACCCGCCTATGGCTACTGGAACAAATACAGCAGCAAGAGCGATGTGTCTGCGATCTCACCGATGGCATCAATGCCGATATTTCCACGGTCTCAAAACACCTATCAATCTTAAAACAGGTAGGGATCGTCAGTAGTCGCCGCGATGGTAAACAGATCTACTATCGTCTCGAGACTCCTTGTCTATTAAAGATGGTTGGCTGCGTAGAGACCGTACTGGAAAAAAACGCCCAAGCACAAACCTCGTTGCTTCAATCTTCTCAAACACTCAATAACTCCCAAACACACGTAAACAAGGTAACGACATGA
- a CDS encoding DUF2999 family protein: protein MNPIIAILKEHNVSDQKINDLFQTLTENPLMAMGTIGQLGIAPEKLQQLMTLVMQNPALIKEAVTELGLDFAKVEAAKAQLQK from the coding sequence ATGAATCCAATTATTGCCATCTTAAAAGAACACAATGTAAGTGATCAGAAGATCAATGATCTATTTCAGACATTGACTGAAAACCCATTAATGGCGATGGGTACAATAGGCCAGCTAGGCATTGCGCCAGAGAAGTTACAACAGCTAATGACGTTAGTGATGCAAAATCCAGCTTTGATAAAAGAAGCCGTAACTGAATTGGGTTTAGATTTTGCTAAAGTTGAAGCCGCCAAAGCGCAGCTGCAAAAATAA
- a CDS encoding phosphate ABC transporter substrate-binding protein, with protein MKKLLSIVALSLCSMVSAQAAVVLIGAPGASDISASDAKKLFLGKGSSSAVPFELDEGNATRSEFHDKVTSKSDAQLKAYWSKQVFTGKGNPPATVSSAAAMKSTIASTPNAIGYIDEADLDDTVKVILKP; from the coding sequence ATGAAAAAACTACTCTCTATCGTAGCGCTTAGCCTATGCAGCATGGTCTCAGCTCAAGCCGCCGTAGTATTAATTGGCGCACCGGGTGCAAGCGATATTTCAGCCTCTGATGCTAAGAAATTATTCCTCGGAAAAGGCTCATCTTCTGCGGTGCCATTTGAACTTGATGAAGGTAACGCTACCCGCTCAGAGTTCCACGACAAAGTGACCAGTAAGAGCGACGCACAATTAAAAGCATATTGGTCAAAGCAGGTATTTACCGGTAAGGGTAATCCACCCGCCACAGTCAGCAGCGCTGCGGCAATGAAATCTACCATTGCCTCGACCCCTAATGCCATTGGTTATATCGACGAAGCGGATCTAGATGACACGGTAAAAGTTATCTTAAAGCCGTAA
- a CDS encoding thioredoxin family protein, giving the protein MKIEILGSGCKKCTNLAADVEQVAKHLSVDIELEKVTDMATILDYGVMSTPAIVINGIVVSSGTVPAHAEIEKLLTQANVAN; this is encoded by the coding sequence ATGAAAATTGAAATATTAGGCAGTGGCTGTAAAAAATGCACCAATTTGGCGGCCGATGTAGAACAAGTCGCTAAACACTTATCGGTAGATATTGAACTTGAAAAGGTGACCGATATGGCAACGATTTTAGATTATGGCGTCATGTCCACGCCCGCCATCGTGATTAACGGTATCGTTGTTTCTTCTGGAACTGTACCTGCTCATGCCGAAATCGAAAAACTATTAACCCAAGCTAATGTTGCCAATTAA